The genome window GGACATAGTCACATAGATTAAAAACTACTGCGGGCAATTTATAATTATGCCTAGTatgatgtcaattttttttttttaattgagtctTGTCAGGGTGTACTCCATTGACtttagataaagaaaaaaaagtaattatagTACTAGTTGCCTCCGGTCaagattcaaaataataattataataaaatggaaaatttgTCCTTATCACTTCATGGAATAGTCCGTCCTAAATCTTTTCCGGTCATTAACAGTCCGTTTGGTAGAATTGTTAAATAacgtattttcagtttttaaataatattatacatttttttacacACATTTTCACTCATccttatttcaaaaaattataaacaacatTATTCAAACTCCTTTGTCAAATAAACCCTAATTATCCAGCTTAAGCATGAAAGTTTCTCAGCAATTTTCAACAGTTTAATATTATTCAagtatttttacacactttttcattcACGCAtctttcaaaaaactataaacaacattactcaaactcctctgccaaacaaaccctaattaTCCAGCTTAAATAATAAAGTTTCTCGGCAATTTTCAACAGCTTAATATTATCCAAGTATTTTCCTAAATCTAATTCCTAAATGTCGAAGTATGACTTTTCATGCATGACATTCTGAGGCCTTGTGTGCTTGAGGTGTCAGCTTCTACCCTATCCATCTCTACTTATTCCTTCTATCTAAAGTAGTTATCCTGTGTGCTATCATATTTGGAAGATGGAAAAAGATGTACTTTTAACTATGCTCTTCTCAATTATACCACTGTTTTTGCTCCCTATCATTGCCAGTGCAGACCCTCTCTCTATCTTTTGCCCAAATGATTCCAGAAATTACACTCACAACAGCCCATTTGAAAACAACCTCAAGCAACTTCTTGAGTTATTGCCTTCCAATACTTCAGTAACAGGTTTCTACAACACCTCTATTGGGGATAACCCAGATACTGTCTATGGCCAAGCACTTTGTAGAGGGGATGTCAATTCCACAGTTTGTCAGAATTGCATACAGAATGCAAGTCAGGAAATCTTAACACAGTGTACAAGTGAAGATGCAATGATATGGTTTGAACTTTGTCAAGTTCGCTACTCATATCAGATGTTCTTTTCCTTGATGGTTTATACCGGAAAGTATCCAGATGATCAGAATGATCTGGAGCTGAATGTATCAGACCCTGTTCAGTTTGATGTTGTTCTAAAATACTTATTGAATAACATCTCAAATGAGGCTGCGTATGATCCTTCTAAACGAATGTTTGCTACTGGGGAAATTAAGTTTTCAAAGGAGGACACAATTTATGGTCTTGTTCAATGTACTAGGGACATGTCTGGAGGTAACTGTAATAGTTGTTTGCTGTCTGCAATTGGAGATCTCGAGACATGCTGCTTTTCTCGTCAAGGTGGAATAGTCCTAAGTAGAAATTGTAATGTGAGGTTTGAGATGAACCAATTCTACAACTCCTCAAGTTTGGTATTGACCTACCCATATTCCAAAGGTAAGTAAAAATTATCTTTGATTAATTGTCTGTCAATGCCTTGTAATGCAATAAGGCTGTTATACACTTTagaaaaggggggaaaaataGAAACTTCTATAAAAGAACATATTAATGTTGCAGGTGGGCTTTGTTCAATCCTCAAGcaaatatgttttataattttctacttatcctaaaagtttaagctattaaAAAAACTGGGAAAAACATTATTATAACACAGGGGCTAAATGGAAGACTTGGATGGTGGTGGTGATCACGTGTGTACCACTGTTAGTTCTAGCAATTCTCAGTGGGTCTTGTGCTGTTTATCATAGGCGGAAGAAGAGATCACAACCAGGTCAGTGTTATCTAAATGGATAACCATTATAAATGTACTTCAGAATTACCAACAACCAGGTTTCAAGCTCATTTGCAGATGATGAGAAATGCCAAAACGCTCTATTACATGAGTTGGCACGCCCCACTGGAGTTGAGATTACAGAAGATGGTGAATTAGTACCAGGTTCTGAAGATGTTCATTTTATGAATCTATTGACTATAAGGGCGGCTACAGACGACTTTTCAGAGTTAAATAAACTCGGTCAAGGTGGGTTCGGCACCGTCTACAAGGTAACCAAAGAAGGAAGTCATTTAGCTAACCTTTCTACTGCTATTACTATTCCACCAACTTTGTTGTAAGCTATAGAGCCAAAAGCACGTTTGGATAATTATCGTGGTTGATAtcaaaaatttagcaatttagcattataaaaaaattattttatctattttactattttattttaaaaaacgtctaacatcaataattttattttaacattcaatatagtaaaataatataaataacacaataaaataatatagtaatttttaataatatatatacatacatatatatatatatatatatatatatagcgcACATTTATCTTAgctaatttttttggctttttctttAACATTGTAGTATACTTTttagtattggtggtgctaaaaatagcaatatgacTTTTTAGCATCACCAATACTGATGCTCTAATATATTTGTTGAAAGTCGGTAAAAATACAATTGTAGCTAAAACAAATGTGAGATTTTAAAGAACTACACATAAGCAAATCAACTAAAATTACTAGTGTAAGCCACTTGGCCTGAATTTATGCTTGATTATGGATATTCTTATTAGGGTGTCCTGCCAAATGGTAAGGAAGTAGCAGTTAAAAGGTTGTCAAGGAGGTCATGGCAAGGCTTACAGGAATTAAAAAATGAGGTCATACTCATTGCAAAGCTTCAACATAGAAACCTCGTGAAACTCTTGGGATGTGGCATAGAGGGAGAGGAAAAGTTGCTTGTGTACGAATTCATGCCCAACAGAAGTCTTGATTTCTTTATCTTTGGTTTGTTTCTTCCACTCTCCTTCTTATTAGCTTTATTATATTCCAAATTGGTCATACAAATTGCCTTTAAACATGATGCCATACATTAACTCTCTATTCTAGTACTAAATTTCAGATTCAGAAAGACGCACTCAGCTTGACTGGAAGACATGCTATAACATTATTGTTGGCATTACTAGAGGACTTCTTTATCTTCATGAGGACTCCCGGCTTAAAATCATTCACAGGGATCTAAAACCCAGCAATGTATTGTTGGACAATGAAATGGTTGCCAAAATATCAGATTTTGGAATGGCAAGGATCTTTGGTGAAAACCAAAACATAGCTAATACTAGGAGAGTCGTTGGAACATagtgagtcttttttttttttttaattattattattattatttttttttttatctttgtcAAAATTTCCCCAaacattttcttatttcatttgAGAAGAATATGTTGTATTGTGTGGCTCAAAACAGCGGATATATGGCTCCCGAGTATGCAATGGAAGGCGTATTTTCTGTAAAATCCGACGTTTTTAGCTTTGGCGTGATCTTGCTTGAGATTATAAGTGGGAAGAAAAATAATGGCTTCTACCTCACAGGACATGCCCAAACACTTCTTGCATATGtatgtttcttttgtttgcttGAACTAGATATTATTAAGTTGGAAAAAGATGGTtctgttttggtaaaatttgtgatatttatgaaataaaattttatttaacttgcATGAATTTTGATACTATGATAAATTCCATCTctcccaaaattttaagttttttgaaaTTCTGAATTTACCTTATGTTTGGAAGGTGAGAGAAATGGAGAGGAGAGAAGACTATCAATAGAATGTACTAAATATTAGTATATTCTAGTCTAGTCACTTTCCCCTTATCCCTCATTCTCCTTATGTTCAAAACATACCTTGAATCATTTAACTATAATGCTCTAACACATTGAccttccacaaaaaaaaaaaggaaaaaaagaaggtacTCCAACACATTACAcactttttgaaaataaaaatatactcgTAAATAATTCATTGGTTTGCTTGCATAAATTTATAATGattgtttgtctttttcttaatatttatgcacaattttacttttcttttttgtaaattatGTAAAATCATTATTTAATACAGTATTAAAGGCACATTAACAAggcctaaataaataaataaaatcttttattatttaatgtgCATGGACAGGCATGGAGGCTGTGGAACGAAGggaaagaattggaatttgTAGATCCTTTGTTGATGGTGTCTGGCCAGACAATAGAAGTATTAAAATGTATGCATATTGGGCTTTTGTGTGTGCAAGAGGATCCAGCAGACAGACCCACAATGACATCTGTGGTAGTTCTTTTAGGAAATGATTCAGTAGCTCTTCCTCAGCCAAAACATCCTGCATTAGCTATAGCTAGAGTAATTCAGAATGATCAGCTTTCAGCAACAAATCCTTCTATAAATGAGCTTACTTTATCCAATGTTTCTCCACGTTGATAACTGACAGGATTAATGCCTCTCTTCGTGGTTTCAGCATCATTGTAAATGTGAAACAAAATCTAACATCAGaatgtaaataaaaagaaaaaagaaaaaagagaaagtgtaaatatttcTGTAACTATGCATGGTAGGCTTGTGGACCAATCAAATTTGTGTTGCCGTTGGTGAAAGATTCTTgttaatattattgttattttttatattcatatgTAGTTGCCCTCTGGCAGTATGTTATTTAAGTGTGCACATGAGTTGTTAATTTGACtttgtgatattttaatttggaagtgATCTTCTTGTGGAATTTGAGTCATTTGACAGGTTAAGTAAGAAAACTTAGGATCCTAAATTTTCTTACTTAACCTCTCCCCTGTTTTCTGTACATCAAATGGGCTTAGATCCCCATGGATGAAAGTGCAAGTATGTGATGTGTAAGTGAAGGAAATATTCATGAAAGTGCGAGTATGTGATGTATAAGTGCgttcttaaaaaattactataaacataattttaaaaaatatataaattaaattttttataacctAATATGTGTACTACAAAAAGTATATTTATTAAACTACAAATTGTACTAATATTGAcaaaaagttttaaacttttttttaacttagATAATTTAATCAACAATCCCTTAAACACTAGACAAGCTGTGGGGGATTCAGTTTTAGATTAGGGCTTCAAAATGAGGATTTGAATTGGAGAGACCTATCTAACAATGGGTAATGTAAGGTGTGGtcatatttaattctttaatattaaaattgatgacatattatttaaatgttgtCAGGCCATTGCTCCGTTAGCTAGTAGGCATTAATTAAGGCTAACAACTATTAACAAAAGAACcaattgcactttttttttttttttttttttttttttttttttttttttaaatttgaaagatcAACAACACTCATTTAAAACTCAAGAAACTAATAGCATTGAGTAGCCAAACTTTAGGAACCAAGATTAATTGTATTATACAATAGACTTTACTTATTAATAGAAAGAATGTTATacatggatttaaaaaaaaataaataaataagtttttaagCATATGCATAATGCATGCATGAGGTATTGTATCTATTACAGGATCATTAATTTTATGAACTACACAATTTGATAATAACACAACAGATTCTGGTTATCCTCTCTGATTTTTCAAATCTCCTCTTCCCTTGGACTGCAAATCAAAATTAGATaagtatatactatatattattTGGTTATCAAAATTTAGCGATAATTCCTATTTTGGAATAGGAGTATAGGACACTCAATattcatctaaaaaaatatgttgaacTTGTcttacttttaataaaaattcattgcCCACATGCATACAAAAAATAAGGAGAAATGAGACGACTTTCCTGAATTTTTACAcctgtgaaaagaaaaaaagaataaaaaaattgtcatttgcTTATATAGATGTTACTAGCTAGTTACATATGTCTCACGAGGTTCACGACTTAGATCTCTAACTTGGAACTTACGAaggctttatttttatttatttatttattttaacgaAGTTAATTAGTAAGACTTTTGGGTCAGAAATCAATGAATCATTTCTTATTTAAAATTCGAGCCACCTCCAAAGTAGACTTGGAGACACGCATTCATGCCGATGAGCCAGTAGACAAGCATTTTCTTTaacataaatataattacaattaacaaccttttctttctttgatttcaattttcttatttttttagttcattttttgAACTCTATCTATATGTCTTGTCTCAAATAAACCTAGCGTGTAGTTTAACACGTAATTGACTTCCTCCATATCATGTCGATATCTTGATCTTGCATACATTATTGTTAGCCCAAAAACCAAATGATATTGTCTTTATTATATGATTAAGTAAGCAATGATGATATGGTTCTATCCGGTATTTTCATTACCGTCGACGGGTCATAAAATCAAATGGATTGGAAATCTCACCTGGTAATTAATTGTcttattagagaaaaaaaacttctttgccattaaaataattttcaacttCTATATAAGGTGGGGAATATTCCAAGGTGTTAATTAGTTTATTATGTGTGTTAAAAATTAATTGGCGCCCATAAAATATAGGATTAATATGATGTAAACATAATGATGTAATTAAGTTTGTCTATATGCTCTTGTTAAAGAGATGCTCAGAACATTGGTGTTTCTAATTGGATCcacaatgtcattttttttttcttttttacctcCATGAACTATTTACAATTAAATATGGGAATATTCGGAAATCGtctaaaaattctcaaaaaccctaaaaacattgTTGCGGATCAAACTACTAGTGAAAAGAATTTGACCCTGATCATATTTTCCCTTCCAACATAGAGGGATGTGTCAATTGACCTAAAGACCTTAGCTTTCTATTGATGTaaatttcttttggataatTCAGAGAGAATATATTGCAAGTGACAAAATTACAAACTGTACCTTCCTTAAGGGCTTGACTTTATTTGCTGCTGCTGACACACCTGATAATAAGATTTTAGGAAGGAATTGCTCTTGGATATATTATAAAGCATATAAcaactgttaggttctaaaagtttagaacaattggcaaactgTGAGTACAAACTTGTTTAGGTATAGATTCCTAGatttataggttttattagacaatgttcAAAGTGTTACAAGTCagaacacaagaacatacaagatgcagaaagaagaattcaaatTCCGTGAAATTTgaccgatcgaaagtcgtagaaaatcaaattctacaaaattttaattaagcccaacaGCCCATTGTCCCATTATGTGATTAGAGTTTCAAATCTATTTTAcat of Quercus lobata isolate SW786 chromosome 8, ValleyOak3.0 Primary Assembly, whole genome shotgun sequence contains these proteins:
- the LOC115954434 gene encoding cysteine-rich receptor-like protein kinase 15 isoform X1 — encoded protein: MEKDVLLTMLFSIIPLFLLPIIASADPLSIFCPNDSRNYTHNSPFENNLKQLLELLPSNTSVTGFYNTSIGDNPDTVYGQALCRGDVNSTVCQNCIQNASQEILTQCTSEDAMIWFELCQVRYSYQMFFSLMVYTGKYPDDQNDLELNVSDPVQFDVVLKYLLNNISNEAAYDPSKRMFATGEIKFSKEDTIYGLVQCTRDMSGGNCNSCLLSAIGDLETCCFSRQGGIVLSRNCNVRFEMNQFYNSSSLVLTYPYSKGAKWKTWMVVVITCVPLLVLAILSGSCAVYHRRKKRSQPGHSFADDEKCQNALLHELARPTGVEITEDGELVPGSEDVHFMNLLTIRAATDDFSELNKLGQGGFGTVYKGVLPNGKEVAVKRLSRRSWQGLQELKNEVILIAKLQHRNLVKLLGCGIEGEEKLLVYEFMPNRSLDFFIFDSERRTQLDWKTCYNIIVGITRGLLYLHEDSRLKIIHRDLKPSNVLLDNEMVAKISDFGMARIFGENQNIANTRRVVGTYGYMAPEYAMEGVFSVKSDVFSFGVILLEIISGKKNNGFYLTGHAQTLLAYAWRLWNEGKELEFVDPLLMVSGQTIEVLKCMHIGLLCVQEDPADRPTMTSVVVLLGNDSVALPQPKHPALAIARVIQNDQLSATNPSINELTLSNVSPR
- the LOC115954434 gene encoding putative receptor-like protein kinase At4g00960 isoform X2, with the protein product MEKDVLLTMLFSIIPLFLLPIIASADPLSIFCPNDSRNYTHNSPFENNLKQLLELLPSNTSVTGFYNTSIGDNPDTVYGQALCRGDVNSTVCQNCIQNASQEILTQCTSEDAMIWFELCQVRYSYQMFFSLMVYTGKYPDDQNDLELNVSDPVQFDVVLKYLLNNISNEAAYDPSKRMFATGEIKFSKEDTIYGLVQCTRDMSGGNCNSCLLSAIGDLETCCFSRQGGIVLSRNCNVRFEMNQFYNSSSLVLTYPYSKGAKWKTWMVVVITCVPLLVLAILSGSCAVYHRRKKRSQPGQFEITEDGELVPGSEDVHFMNLLTIRAATDDFSELNKLGQGGFGTVYKGVLPNGKEVAVKRLSRRSWQGLQELKNEVILIAKLQHRNLVKLLGCGIEGEEKLLVYEFMPNRSLDFFIFDSERRTQLDWKTCYNIIVGITRGLLYLHEDSRLKIIHRDLKPSNVLLDNEMVAKISDFGMARIFGENQNIANTRRVVGTYGYMAPEYAMEGVFSVKSDVFSFGVILLEIISGKKNNGFYLTGHAQTLLAYAWRLWNEGKELEFVDPLLMVSGQTIEVLKCMHIGLLCVQEDPADRPTMTSVVVLLGNDSVALPQPKHPALAIARVIQNDQLSATNPSINELTLSNVSPR